The proteins below are encoded in one region of Triticum aestivum cultivar Chinese Spring chromosome 1B, IWGSC CS RefSeq v2.1, whole genome shotgun sequence:
- the LOC123091058 gene encoding putative GEM-like protein 8: MEGFSQKHVIGIPLPSFAFADEKTLGKPSCSSLVRNKDKKNSIVYRMSKLSQKTDSYMQGFKEHLALGPKLSETVKGKLSLGVKVLQAGSMDKVFRQYFRVEKEEKLLKAFQCYLSTTAGPIAGMLFISTRKIAFHSDRPLDLKSPKGRTARVPYKVMIPAKRIKSAAVRENLYNPDEKYIDVVTVDGFDFWFMGFISYTKSLKYLQRVISEMR, from the exons ATGGAGGGTTTCAGCCAGAAGCATGTCATTGGAATTCCCCTGCCTTCCTTTGCATTTGCTGACGAGAAAACACTAGGAAAACCATCATGTTCTTCTTTGGTTCGCAACAAGG ACAAAAAGAACTCCATCGTTTATCGGATGAGCAAGCTAAGTCAGAAAACAGATAGTTACATGCAGGGCTTCAAGGAACACT TAGCACTTGGACCGAAACTTTCAGAAACTGTGAAAGGGAAACTGAGCTTGGGTGTGAAGGTTCTCCAAGCTGGTAGCATGGACAAAGTCTTCAGGCAATACTTCCGAGTCGAGAAAGAAGAGAAGCTACTGAAGGCTTTCCAGTGTTATCTCTCAACCACAGCCGGCCCAATAGCTGGAATGCTTTTCATCTCCACTCGGAAGATTGCCTTCCATAGTGACAGGCCTTTGGATTTAAAATCGCCCAAGGGCCGCACCGCAAGGGTGCCCTACAAG GTCATGATTCCTGCAAAGAGGATAAAGAGTGCTGCCGTGAGGGAAAATTTGTATAATCCTGATGAGAAGTACATCGATGTAGTTACTGTCGACGGCTTCGATTTTTGGTTTATGGGTTTCATCAGTTACACAAAATCACTGAAATATCTTCAGCGTGTAATTTCGGAGATGAGATGA